A stretch of Rhododendron vialii isolate Sample 1 chromosome 4a, ASM3025357v1 DNA encodes these proteins:
- the LOC131323067 gene encoding peroxidase 3-like — MLWTRKLRKEFSSKHRAMGNFGIVLLAALAFLGSSHADLVTNFYAKSCPKAEEIVLDFVKLHIPNAPSLAAALIRMHFHDCFVRGCDASVLLNSTTASGNQTEKAATPNLTIRGFDFIDRVKSLVEAECPGTVSCADIIALVARDSIVTTGGPSWRVPTGRRDGLISNATEALNNIPAPFSNFSTLQTDFANKGLDLKDLVLLSGAHTIGVAHCSSFSNRLYNFTGVGDEDPALDSEYAANLKARKCKTANDTTTIVEMDPGSSRTFDLDYYTLLTKRRGLFQSDAALTTSSTTKAYITQFLKGSLKDFYAEFALAMEKMGRVEVKTGSVGEIRKHCAVVNG; from the exons ATGCTATGGACAAGAAAATTAAGGAAAGAGTTTTCTTCCAAGCATAGGGCAATGGGCAATTTTGGTATTGTTCTTTTAGCTGCCCTTGCATTTCTAGGCTCCTCTCATGCTGATTTGGTGACGAATTTCTATGCTAAGAGCTGCCCAAAAGCTGAGGAAATTGTGCTGGACTTTGTCAAACTTCACATCCCAAATGCCCCTTCACTTGCAGCTGCCTTGATAAGAATGCACTTCCATGACTGCTTTGTGAGG GGGTGTGATGCGTCTGTTCTTCTAAATTCTACAACAGCGTCGGGCAACCAGACCGAAAAAGCGGCTACTCCGAACTTAACGATCAGAGGGTTCGACTTCATCGACAGAGTGAAGAGCTTAGTGGAAGCCGAATGCCCTGGAACAGTCTCTTGTGCAGACATCATTGCCTTGGTTGCAAGAGACTCTATTGTTACCACT GGAGGTCCTTCTTGGAGAGTGCCAACAGGTAGAAGAGATGGGTTGATCTCAAATGCCACAGAAGCGTTGAACAATATCCCTGCACCCTTTAGCAACTTCTCCACTTTACAAACAGATTTTGCTAACAAGGGGCTTGATCTTAAGGATCTTGTCTTACTATCCG GTGCTCACACAATTGGGGTTGCCCACTGTTCATCGTTCTCAAACCGCCTATACAACTTCACCGGGGTGGGGGACGAAGATCCAGCTCTAGACAGCGAATACGCTGCAAACCTCAAGGCCAGAAAATGCAAGACAGCCAACGACACCACCACCATTGTGGAGATGGATCCGGGGAGTTCCAGGACGTTTGATCTTGACTACTACACCCTCCTAACCAAGAGAAGGGGTCTGTTCCAATCTGATGCTGCTTTGACAACCAGCTCCACCACCAAAGCTTACATTACCCAGTTCCTCAAGGGATCTCTCAAGGATTTCTACGCTGAATTTGCTTTGGCCATGGAGAAAATGGGGAGGGTTGAAGTTAAGACCGGGTCGGTAGGAGAGATTAGGAAGCACTGTGCAGTGGTTAATGGTTAA
- the LOC131323059 gene encoding uncharacterized protein LOC131323059, with amino-acid sequence MNRSTRSLSSLSPVNSPESRLFVLPHHRRRRSLPGIAFPPIRTTTPQRLQFRRRISLTAASARRGPGPTAMDGAVSATPPYSDFVRIDGPGSPVREDPGADDIEGLVRSVSTVDDEEGGDERGGGDAAVAAEDFGDGDGEDRREAVPEEVWRSVVRLSCESTAEGGVCEVYLVGTSHVSQESCQEVEAVIRFLKPQVVFLELCSSRMAVLTPQNLKVPTMAEMVDMWKKNHNMFGILYSWFLAKVSSKLEVFPGSEFRVAFEEALKYGGKVILGDRPVQITLRRTWAMMPLWHKTKLFYSLVFQAFFLPSPEDLNQMLKELGDVDMLTLVIQEMSKQFPTLMETIVYERDQYMSATLLRTASEHSSVVAVVGKGHLQGIKKNWKQPVEMKDLLHVDMHSRKPAISVGKILTTVGVAVAGVAIVSGIYLSTKK; translated from the exons ATGAATCGCTCCACTCGCTCCCTATCCTCCCTATCCCCAGTGAACTCGCCCGAGTCACGCCTCTTTGTTCTTCCCCACCACCGCCGTCGCAGATCCCTTCCCGGCATCGCGTTCCCCCCGATCCGAACAACAACACCCCAGCGCCTCCAATTCCGCCGCCGGATCTCACTCACCGCAGCCTCCGCCCGCCGCGGACCAGGCCCGACGGCTATGGACGGCGCCGTCTCCGCGACCCCGCCGTATTCCGACTTTGTCCGCATCGACGGGCCGGGATCTCCGGTGCGGGAAGATCCCGGCGCGGACGACATTGAGGGCCTGGTTCGGAGCGTTTCGACTGTGGATGATGAAGAGGGAGGCGACGAGAGAGGCGGAGGTGATGCTGCGGTGGCGGCGGAGGATTTTGGGGATGGAGATGGGGAGGATCGGAGGGAGGCGGTGCCGGAGGAGGTTTGGCGGAGCGTGGTGAGGCTTTCGTGCGAGTCGACGGCGGAAGGGGGAGTTTGCGAGGTTTATTTGGTTGGAACGTCTCATGTTTCTCAG GAATCATGCCAGGAAGTTGAAGCTGTAATCAGGTTTTTAAAACCACAG GTTGTTTTCTTGGAACTATGCTCAAGTCGTATGGCTGTACTTACTCCTCAGAACTTGAAG GTACCAACCATGGCAGAAATGGTGGATATGTGGAAGAAAAATCACAATATGTTTGGAATCCTCTACAGCTGGTTTCTGGCCAAG GTTTCCAGCAAGCTTGAGGTTTTCCCTGGTTCTGAGTTTCGGGTGGCATTTGAAGAAGCACTCAAGTATGGTGGCAAGGTGATACTTGGTGACCGCCCGGTACAA ATAACTTTACGAAGGACATGGGCAATGATGCCACTTTGGCAtaagacaaaattattttattccTTGGTTTTCCAAGCATTCTTTTTACCAAGCCCTGAAGATCTCAATCAAATG CTGAAGGAATTGGGTGATGTTGATATGTTAACTCTTGTCATTCAAGAAATGAGCAAGCAATTCCCCACTCTAATGGAAACCATTGTATATGAGCGCGATCA GTACATGTCAGCCACTTTATTAAGAACTGCTAGTGAGCACAGTTCAGTTGTTGCAGTAGTTGGAAAGGGGCACCTGCAGGGAATCAAGAAGAACTGGAAGCAACCTGTTGAG ATGAAGGATCTTCTGCATGTAGATATGCATTCACGAAAGCCAGCTATTTCAGTAGGGAAGATCCTCACAACTGTAGGAGTTGCAGTTGCTGGTGTGGCCATAGTTTCTGGCATTTATCTCTCAACCAAGAAATAA